DNA sequence from the Alosa alosa isolate M-15738 ecotype Scorff River chromosome 2, AALO_Geno_1.1, whole genome shotgun sequence genome:
GGTTTAGGAGACTCCAGCAAAGTGATAGTAGAAGTCATCGATGTGAATGACAATGCACCTGTCATAAGTATTATGTCATTTTCATCCCCTGTGTCAGAGGACGCAACCGTCGGTACAACTATAGCAATACTCAACGTGAAAGATATTGATTCGGGAGAAAATGGAAACGTGAACTTAAATGTTGGTCAAAGCATTACTTTTAAATTGAAATCGTCTTTAAGGAATTATTATACATTAGTTACTGATGCGCTTTTAGATCGCGAGCGTGTGTCAGAGTACAATATCACAGTCACGGCCACAGACTCAGGCTCTCCTTCACTTTCCAGCCAAAAAACATTAACCCTTAAAGTGTCTGACGTTAACGACAACGCTCCCGAATTTTCCCAGAGTACATACGAAGCGTATGTTTTTGAAAATAACCCTCCAGGCGTGTCCATCTTCACAGTTAGCGCTCGAGACAATGACTGGAGCCAAAACGCACGGATATCTTATCTTTTAGATGAAAGTGCATGGGACGGAAACCCCGTATCTTCATATATCTCCATTAATGCTGAGAGTGGAGTTGTACATGCAATTCGGTCTTTCGACTATGAAcagatgaaaaaaataaaaatttgtgTCAAAGCCCAGGATGGGGGGTCCCCTCCTCTTAGCAGCAACGTGACACTGAACATTATTATCCAGGATCAGAATGATAACGCACCTCAAATACTCTACCCAGTACAAACAGGAAGCTCTGGTGTGGCTGAAATTGTGCCTCGTTCAGCAGATGTTGGCTATCTTGTCAGCAAAGTAGTGGCTGTTGATGGGGACTCTGGGCAGAATGCCTGGCTCTCATATAAGCTGCATAAAGCTGGAGACAGGCCACTGTTTGAAGTTGGCGCACAGAATGGAGAGATCAGAACTGTGCGCCAGGTGACTGATAAAGATGCTGTGAAACAGAAACTCACTGTTGTAGTGGAGGACAACGGACAGCCCTCTCGCTCAGCTACAGTCAATGTGAACGTGGCAGTGGCGGACAGCTTTCCTGAAGTGCTTTCAGAATTTACAGACTTTACTCGTGACAAGGATTACAATGATAACCTGACATTCTATTTAGTTCTGGCATTGGCCGTGGTATCCTTCCTCTTCATTTCATGTGTAGTTATCATCATTTCCGTAAAAATCTACAGGTGGAGACAATCTCGCCTCTATCATTCAAATCTACCAGTCATCCCATACTATCCGCCACAGTATGGAGACACTGGCACTGGAACTCTGCGACACGTATACAATTACGAAGTGTGTATGACGGCAGACTCCAGGAAGAGTGATTCAACTTTTGTCAGACCCAGCAGTCAGAATGTGTTAATCATGGATCCAGTCTCTGCAGAAACAATGCAACGAATGCAAAGAAAAGAGATGCTGATGGAATGTGACTCTCCTGAGGTAGGTTAGCTCATTTAATTTAGTTTGCTTAGTTATAATATGGCCTCCTTTATGTTAGCCTCAGTATTTGGCAAAATTACCTTCTAGAACGCAGTAGGCTCCGTGATTAGTCGAAATTCCTTTGGCTGTGGCCGTTGCGTAACAATTTCAGCACCACTGCATATGGACAGCGGCGCTTCCAAACGACAGGCTGCTGTTCCTCCTGTTTgattatgttttgtttgttttgttttatttctagtAGTTGCAGTGACACATTGGAGCATCAATCATTTTAAATTCAGTACTAATGAGACCGTCATTACCACAATcccaaaataattattattactgtAAGAGTAAATGCACACAGACGCTTTTCTTTCAGCGGTCTGTAAGAGCCGCTGTTGGATAAGAGAATGAGGCTTGCTCAAAGTAGAGTACCTCCCATTTTACCAGGACACACTAGTATATCGATGTCAGTATTAAAAGAAAACCTATGCAGGAGTAAAGCggctatatttttttttgcaagaTCAGTGACCTACACGGTTTTTCCTTACAGTTTAATTGTGAAGATATGCTATATTAACTCCGTTCGTGAAGGTTACTCTGGTCTTTCATCTGGGTTGGATGTGCAAAATGGCTTCCAGGAATATGTGGTGGTGTCTTCACGACAGAAGCTTTCGTGTTTTCTGTCTTCTTGtaattttgtgtgtttgcaacGTGACTGGACAAGTGCGATATTCCGTGCCAGAGGAGACTAGCAAAGGTTTTGTCATCGGTAACATCGCAGAGGATTTAGGTATCGACTTAAAACGACTAAGGGGCGGCCGAGCTCGTATTGTAGCCGGGGACAACAGTCCGTATGTTGAGCTGAACACAGACAAAGGGACGCTGGCGGTGAGTGAGAGGATAGACCGGGAGCTCCTCTGTAAACAGATTTCTCCCTGCAGTTTCACCCTAGAGATGATATTAGAGAATCCAATTGAGTTATATGAAGTAACTATAGAAATACTCGATATCAATGACCATTCACCATCATTTACCAAACAGGAAATTAATATTGAAATATCTGAAAATGCTATCCAAGGGGCCCGCTTCATTTTAGACAGTGCCTATGACCCTGATGTCGGAGTAAATACCATACAGTCCTATACATTAAAACCAACGGATAATTTTGTTCTGAAACATGATGTACACTCGGGCGACAATACAAACATTGAAATGATGTTGCAAATCCCTCTAGAtcgggagaaaaaagaaaatttcTCCTTAATTTTAACTGCAATAGACGGTGGCAATCCACCGAAGTCTGGAGTTATGAAAATAAACATAGTAGTATTAGATATTAATGATAATGCTCCAGTTTTTGCTAAGAAACGTTACAAAGCTTCAGTTCCAGAAAATGCACCTAAAGGAACCTTTATTGTAAAAGTAAGCGCCTCGGATGCAGATAAGGGGGTTCATGGTGACGTGATGTACGCTTTGCGACATGGAGCTGAAAGTACGAGTGGCCTGTTCAAGATTGGTGAGAGATCAGGCGATATAGTATTAAGTGGAGATGTAGACTATGAAACGTCTAGAAAATATGAGTTGAAAATTGAAGCCAAAGATCATGGTGGCCTTACGGATTCGTGTGTTGTCGTAATTGAAGTAAGTGACGTGAACGACAACTTCCCTGTCATATCGTTGACATCATTCAGTAATTCAGTACCCGAAGATGCACCTGTCGGCACAACAGTGGGTGTCATTAATGTTAAGGACTTAGATTCTGGTGTAAATGGTCAGGTGAGCTGTTCTATCGACAAAAACATCCCATTTGTCATCAAATCCTCATTAAGGAACTATTATACTTTATTGACAGATGAGAGTTTAGATAGAGAAATTAACCCCGAATTCAACGTTACAATTACAGCAACAGATGACGGATCACCGCCTCTTTCCACAACGAAAACGATTCACTTACGAGTCAATGATGTAAATGACAACACACCTATGTTTGAAGAGGCCACATATACAGCAGCTGTATTTGAAAATAACTCCCCCGGGGTGTCTTTATATTCTGTAAGTGCCACTGATGCCGACTGCTGTCAGAATTCACATGTCTCCTACATACTGGAGGAGACTCAGATTAACGGAGCTCTGGCGTCATCTCTAGTCTCCATCAATGCTGAGACAGGAGTCATTTACGCAGTGCGCTCTTTTGATTATGAGCAGCTTCGGACATTTAAAATCAGTGTGAGAGGTCAGGATGGTGGCTCGCCCCCTCTAAGTGGTAATGCCACCGTCCAAATTATGATACAAGATCAGAATGATAACGCACCTCAGGTCCTTTACCCAGTACAAACTGGTGGCTCTGCAGTGGCTGAAATTGTGCCTCGCTCAGCAGATATTGGCTATCTCGTCACTAAAATCGTGGCTGTTGATGTGGACTCTGGACAGAATGCCTGGCTCTCATATAAACTACAGAAACCTGCAGACAGGCCGCTGTTTGAAGTGGGCGCACAGAATGGAGAGATCAGAACTGTGCGTCAGGTGACTGATAAAGATGCTGTGAAACAGAAACTCACTGTTGTAGTGGAGGACAACGGACAGCCCTCTCGCTCAGCAATAGTGAACGTGAACGTGGCGGTGACGGACAGCTTTCCTGAAGTATTATCGGAGTTCACAGTATTCACACAAAACCATGATTACAATGACAACCTAACATTTTACTTAGTTTTGGCCTTGGCTGTAGTATCTTTTCTCTTCATTTCGTGTTTAGTTGCCATCATTTCAGTAAAAATCTACCGATGGAGGCAATCCCGCATGTTTTATCAGTCAAGTCTGCCCGTCATTCCATACTACCCGCCACAGTATGGAGACACTGCAGGCACTGGAACTTTACAGCGCGTCTACAATTATGAGGTGTGCATGACGACAGATTCTAGAAAGAGTGACCTAAAGTGCATGAGACCTGGCAGCCAAAGCATCATTAGCCTTGACACTGGAAGGACACTGACTCTGCCACTCCCACCAAGGGACAAAGCAATCTTTGACACAGATGATAACCAGGTGAGGTCTTTAAGGAATACTTAAGTGATATTGTTGTCTGATAGTCTCGTTGTTATTATGTGTTTTGAATTGTACTGATTTTTGTCTCTCAGTTAAACATTTAGTTTAATGTTTCAAATGTTTAACTATGTTTGATCTAGATAATGATAAGTGAGGTTAATCAAGTGGCCTGTATTATATCTGTCAGAAACAAAGTTTTTTGGTGGAGATGAATGCATTTGTTAAGTTGTTGAAGATGATTTGATCACCTTCATATTCTGAAATTCAATATTCTCATAACGTGATGTTTGACGTCAACGTTTCATCACCTGTGGACGGGAGGGCTCATCAATGCAAACACAATATTTTCTGCTGCCATTGTCTAGTCCAGGCTGTTCGTCTATATTCCGACTACATTGCAGCATTTATAGCATACAGTCTCCCATTAATCAtttgctgtaggcctatgctatagCTGTCAATCTTAAGCATTGTGAAAATATCGCCTGATTAATACTGATTTTCTTGTGATGCTGTTCAAGCACATTTAGAAGCTACTTCAGATTAATTCTACATTCAAACAACAAAAAGTGAACTGTTGTGATTCTTTTATTTGGTCTGTAAGGGCCGCTGTTGGCTCGTTGAATTCAATTTCCGGTTGGAAAATAAAACGCCTCCTCTGAGATGATGTCTGCAGACAATCGCTCACGCACACATCTCCGTATTTTTTAAGTAGGTTTCTCCTCCTGTATGTGATGATCCGAGAGGAAGGAAAGTATTTGTGCTGCCCTCCATATTAGATTATTGACTGCTACTGTGGAAATTGATTTGCTATCATGCTTAGTATGTGCGCTTGGGTTCCATTTAATCTGCTCCATGCAGGGGTGTACAGAATGGACATCAAGGGTGTGCGCGGCGGTGATAACTGGAAGCAAATTTTGTTGTTGCTACTGTTGTACATCTCAGTTGTTACTGGACAAGTGCGATATTCTATTCCAGAGGAGATGAGCAAGGGTTCTGTTGTTGGACATATTGCGGAGGATTTGGGCATCGACTTGAAACGGCTTCGCAGCGGCCGTGCCCGGATAGTAGCAGGGGACAACAGCCCTTATGTTgaactgaacacagacaaaggGACGCTGGTGGTGAGTGAGAGGATAGACCGGGAGCTCCTCTGTAAACAGATTTCTCCCTGCAGTTTCAACTTCGAAATGATATTAGAGAATCCGATTCAATTGTATGAAGTGACTATAGAAATTTTGGATGTCAACGATCATTCACCGACATTCCCAAGAGATGAAATTGCTATTGAGATAAGTGAAGGCGCTCTCCCGGGAGCACGGTTTTTATTAGATAGGGCATTCGACCCCGATGTCGGAGTAAATGCTATACAGGGCTATACCCTAAAACCTGGGGGaaatttcattttaaaacacGAAAACAGACCAGATAGAAATAACTTCATTGAAATGATTCTTCAGTCTCCAGTCGATCGCGAGAGTAAGGAGGAACTATCACTTATTTTAACAGCGAGTGATGGTGGCAAACCGCCGAAAACGGGACAGATGAGGATAAAAATTAAAGTCTTGGATATAAACGATAACGCTCCACACTTCTCAAAAGAGACATATAGAGCCTCCATCCCCGAAAATGCACTAGTGGGCAAACTAGTCACAACCGTAAGTGCGTCAGATGCAGATAAAGGTGTCAACGGAGAGGTCTTATACTCACTAAGGCAAGTGGGCGACAGTCAAATTGGCCTGTTTATGATTGATGAAAACTCAGGGGAAATCACAGTTTCAGGAGATATAGATTTTGAGAAAACTAAAAAGTTTGAGTTGAATGTGGAGGTCAAAGATCACGGTGGCCTTACTGATTCCTGTGTTGTCATAATTGATGTCATAGACGTGAACGATAATACTCCTGTTATATCTCTGACGTCATTCACTAATCCAGTCCCTGAAAATGCCCCTGTTGGAACAACAGTGGCAGTAATTAGCGTAAAAGACGCAGATTCAGGAGTGAATGGTCAGGTCAGTTGCACTATCAGTAAACATATTCCATTTGTCATAAAATTGTCTCTGAGGAATTACTACACGTTATTGACAGATGAGAGTTTAGATAGAGAAATCAAGCCTGAATACAATATTACAATTACGGCAACAGACGAGGGATCGCCACCTCTGTCTACTACAAAGACAATTAATCTAAAGATTTCTGACGTCAATGACAACAGGCCTATTTTTGATCGTGTTTTGTATGCTGCTAGTGTAGACGAAAATATCTCTCCAGGCGTGTCTATATTTACAGTAAGGGCCGAAGATGCAGACTGTTGTCAAAACTCGCGTGTGACATATTTGCTGGAGGAGACGCAGATAAACGGAGCTCCGGCGTCATCATTAGTTTCCATCAATGCTGAGACGGGAGTCATTTACGCAGCGCGCTCCTTTGATTATGAGCAGCTTCGGGGATTTAAAATCAGTGTGAGAGCTCAGGATGGTGGCTCACCGCCATTAAACGGAAACACCACTGTCCAGATTATAATACAGGACCAGAATGACAATGCGCCCCAAGTGCTCTACCCAGTACAGACAGGTGGCTCTGTGGTGGCTGAAATGGTGCCTAGATCAGCAGATATAGGCTATCTCGTAACCAAAGTCGTGGCTGTCGATATGGATTCTGGACAAAATGCCTGGCTCTCATATAAACTGCAGAAAGCTGCAGACAGGCCGCTGTTTGAAGTTGGGGTACACAATGGAGAGATCAGAACTGTGCGTCAGGTGACTGATAAAGATGCTGTGAAACAGAAACTCACTGTTGTAGTGGAGGACAACGGACAACCCTATCGCTCAGCAATAGTGAATGTGAACATTGCGGTGGCGGACAGCTTTCCTGAAATACTCTCAGAATTCACCGACTTTACGCACGACAAGGATTACAATGATAACTTGACTTTTTACTTAGTCTTGGCACTGGCTGTTGTATCCTTCCTCTTCATTGCATGTCTAGTCGCCATAATCTCAGTCAAGATCTACAGGTGGAGACAATCTCgctttttatatcagtctaaaCTTCCAGTTATCCCGTACTATCCACCTAATTACGCAGACGCTGGAGGAACAGGCACTCTAAAACAAGTCTACAACTATGAGGTGTGCATGACGACAGATTCCAGGAAGAGTGACGCAACGTTCGCCAGACCTTGTAGTCAGAACGTTTTAATAATGGACCCAGTTTCAACTCAGACAATGCAACGAATGCGGAATAAAGACATGTTAATGGATGATTTCGATTCACCAGATCAGGTGAGCAGTAAACTCTTTACCTGTATGTGGTTTAGCTTGTGTAAACCCTGTATTTTTGTTATGTTCTGATCCCACCTGGATTATATTTTTACTGTGAcgtatttttttatctttttcacCGGTCTAAAGAGCATCGGTGGTCCTTTGTATGGTGCTTGCGTAAAATGTAGTCGCCATATTTATGCAGATTATTAAACGCGTTTGCCTTAACATTTAATTTGCCAACCCAGTGTACAGTAATGTTCCCTAATTGTCCTAATGATTGAAGATATGCAATTACTTTGTAATAAGAATGCAGTAGGGCATTTGCAAATCATCACAAGTATTGTCTTTCAAGCATTCGTCTCTGAGTGCCGCTGTTGGCTAAgggtgggaaacactgctttcAAATAATATTATATGCACCTCCCATAGCCTACTGGTCTGATGCTATCGCCATAGTGTCAGAAATCGTGTCTTAGCAGGGCGAAGATGGTGACTGGTGGAAATCATTTGTGTAAAAAGTAACTTAAACACATTTATGTGAAGGATTACAGTTGGATTTCAGATCAGTTCATGGAACACGTGTGGGATTGTGTATGCATTTTCTCTTTCTGATGTTCGGATTCCAGCTGCGTCAAAATGTTTGCCTGCAACGGTGCTTCGGTCTTTCTTACGCTGGCTTTTGCTGTTAACTTAATCAATGGACAAGTACGGTATTCTGTTCCAGAAGAGATGTCCACTGGTTCTGTTGTAGGTAACGTGGCAGAAGACCTGGGAATAGATTTGAAGCGTCTTCGAAGAGGCCGAGCTCGTATTGTAGCCGGGGACAACAGTCCGTATGTTGAGCTGAACACAGACAAAGGGACGCTGGCGGTGAGTGAGAGGATAGACCGGGAGCTCCTCTGTAAACAGACGACTCCCTGTAGCTTCAGTTTTGAGATAATTTTGGAAAATCCCATACAACTTTATGAAGTGACTATAGAAATTATGGATGTAAATGATCACACCCCTTTGTTCCCTAAAGATGAAATTAGTATTGACATAAGAGAAAATGCGGTACCTGGAGCGCGTTTCTTACTGGATAGCGCTTTTGATCCCGATGTTGGAATCAATGCGATTCAAAGCTACAGTCTGAAACCAACAGATAACTTCATATTGAAACACGAAACCCGTCCTGATGGTAATAAATACATAGAAATGATGCTACAAAGGCCTGTAGACAGGGAAGATAAAGAAGAGATATCTCTCGTTTTAACTGCTAGCGATGGTGGCAATCCTCCGAAATCGGGCGTAATGAGAATCAATGTTGTAGTTCAAGACGTTAATGACAATGCCCCAGTTTTCACTAAGAAACTATACCGTGCATCCATTGCAGAAAACGCATCTAAAGGAAGTTCAGTGACTTCGGTAAGTGCATCCGATTCAGATAAAGGAATAAATTCAGAGGTAGTGTATGGATTTAGGCGTGCCTCAGACAGCGAGAGCTTACCTTTTAAAATAGATGCAAAGTCAGGAGAAATATTCCTAACGGGTAATATTGACTTCGAAAGCACGGAGAAGTATGAAATGTATATAGAAGCGACGGATCACGGTGGATTTACTGATTCTTGTGTGGTGATCATTGACATAATTGATGTGAATGACAACTATCCAGTCTTATCACTGACGTCATTTACCAACCCCCTTTCCGAAGATTCTCCTTTGGGTACAACAGTAGCAGTCATTAATGTTAAAGATTTTGATTATGGGCCGAATGGCCAGGTAAGCTGTACTATAAGTAAAGATATACCCTTTACAATTAAATAatctattaaaaactattataCATTATTAACAGATGGTCACTTAGATAGAGAAACGTTATCACAATACAACATCACAATTTATGCGACTGATGAAGGATCGCCACCTCTTGCCAGTAGCAAGACACTCAATTTGCGTATATCGGATATCAATGATAATCAACCGGTATTTGATAAAGCCTTATATTCAGCTAATGTAGCAGAGAATAATTCTCCTGGAGTATCTGTTTTTACAATCAGGGCTGAAGATGCAGACTGCTGCCAAAACTCGCGCGTGAAATATTTGTTGGAGGAGACACAGATAAACGGGGCTCCTGCGTCATCATTAGTTTCCATCAATGCTGAGACAGGAGTCATTTACGCAGCGCACTCTTTTGATTACGAACAGCTTCGAGGATTTGAAATCAGTGTGAGAGCTCAAGATAGCGGATCACCGCCTCTATCTGGCAATGCCACTGTCCAGATTCTGATACAAGACCAAAACGACAACGCGCCTCAGATTTTGTACCCAGTACAAACAGGTGTCTCTGCTTTAGCGGAAATTGTACCACGATCGGCAGATATTGGATATCTCGTCACTAAAGTAGTAGCTGTTGATGGGGATTCTGGACAGAATGCCTGGCTCTCATATAAACTACACAAACCTGCAGACAGACCGCTGTTTGAAGTTGGCGCACAGAATGGAGAGATCAGAACTGTGCGTCAGGTGACTGATAAAGATGCTGTGAAACAGAAACTCACTGTTGTAGTGGAGGACAACGGACAGCCCTCTCGCTCAGCTACAGTCAATGTGAACGTGGCAGTGGCGGACAGCTTTCCTGAAGTCCTGTTGGAATTCACAGACTTTACGCACAACAAAGATTACACCGatgacttgactttttatttaatcttagCTTTGGCTGTAGTATCCTTTCTCTTCATTTCGTGTTTAGTTGCCATCATTTCAGTAAAAATCTACCG
Encoded proteins:
- the LOC125286898 gene encoding protocadherin beta-6-like isoform X3, whose product is MLSMCAWVPFNLLHAGVYRMDIKGVRGGDNWKQILLLLLLYISVVTGQVRYSIPEEMSKGSVVGHIAEDLGIDLKRLRSGRARIVAGDNSPYVELNTDKGTLVVSERIDRELLCKQISPCSFNFEMILENPIQLYEVTIEILDVNDHSPTFPRDEIAIEISEGALPGARFLLDRAFDPDVGVNAIQGYTLKPGGNFILKHENRPDRNNFIEMILQSPVDRESKEELSLILTASDGGKPPKTGQMRIKIKVLDINDNAPHFSKETYRASIPENALVGKLVTTVSASDADKGVNGEVLYSLRQVGDSQIGLFMIDENSGEITVSGDIDFEKTKKFELNVEVKDHGGLTDSCVVIIDVIDVNDNTPVISLTSFTNPVPENAPVGTTVAVISVKDADSGVNGQVSCTISKHIPFVIKLSLRNYYTLLTDESLDREIKPEYNITITATDEGSPPLSTTKTINLKISDVNDNRPIFDRVLYAASVDENISPGVSIFTVRAEDADCCQNSRVTYLLEETQINGAPASSLVSINAETGVIYAARSFDYEQLRGFKISVRAQDGGSPPLNGNTTVQIIIQDQNDNAPQVLYPVQTGGSVVAEMVPRSADIGYLVTKVVAVDMDSGQNAWLSYKLQKAADRPLFEVGVHNGEIRTVRQVTDKDAVKQKLTVVVEDNGQPYRSAIVNVNIAVADSFPEILSEFTDFTHDKDYNDNLTFYLVLALAVVSFLFIACLVAIISVKIYRWRQSRFLYQSKLPVIPYYPPNYADAGGTGTLKQVYNYEVCMTTDSRKSDATFARPCSQNVLIMDPVSTQTMQRMRNKDMLMDDFDSPDQHVYNYEVCGTTDSRMSDVKRIRPYSQNTLVSLSRPGTVQREKMQQQDTDFSTEQKPPNNDWRLPPNQRPGPSGAGPLPEGAGVVAGTGPWPQPPTEAEQLQALMAGANAVNEATATLGPRYNAQYVPDYRQNVYIPGSTATLTANPQQQQQPQQALPPPAAMPPVDVPKAAQTPASKKKSTKKDKK
- the LOC125286898 gene encoding protocadherin beta-6-like isoform X21, whose protein sequence is MLSMCAWVPFNLLHAGVYRMDIKGVRGGDNWKQILLLLLLYISVVTGQVRYSIPEEMSKGSVVGHIAEDLGIDLKRLRSGRARIVAGDNSPYVELNTDKGTLVVSERIDRELLCKQISPCSFNFEMILENPIQLYEVTIEILDVNDHSPTFPRDEIAIEISEGALPGARFLLDRAFDPDVGVNAIQGYTLKPGGNFILKHENRPDRNNFIEMILQSPVDRESKEELSLILTASDGGKPPKTGQMRIKIKVLDINDNAPHFSKETYRASIPENALVGKLVTTVSASDADKGVNGEVLYSLRQVGDSQIGLFMIDENSGEITVSGDIDFEKTKKFELNVEVKDHGGLTDSCVVIIDVIDVNDNTPVISLTSFTNPVPENAPVGTTVAVISVKDADSGVNGQVSCTISKHIPFVIKLSLRNYYTLLTDESLDREIKPEYNITITATDEGSPPLSTTKTINLKISDVNDNRPIFDRVLYAASVDENISPGVSIFTVRAEDADCCQNSRVTYLLEETQINGAPASSLVSINAETGVIYAARSFDYEQLRGFKISVRAQDGGSPPLNGNTTVQIIIQDQNDNAPQVLYPVQTGGSVVAEMVPRSADIGYLVTKVVAVDMDSGQNAWLSYKLQKAADRPLFEVGVHNGEIRTVRQVTDKDAVKQKLTVVVEDNGQPYRSAIVNVNIAVADSFPEILSEFTDFTHDKDYNDNLTFYLVLALAVVSFLFIACLVAIISVKIYRWRQSRFLYQSKLPVIPYYPPNYADAGGTGTLKQVYNYEVCMTTDSRKSDATFARPCSQNVLIMDPVSTQTMQRMRNKDMLMDDFDSPDQQKPPNNDWRLPPNQRPGPSGAGPLPEGAGVVAGTGPWPQPPTEAEQLQALMAGANAVNEATATLGPRYNAQYVPDYRQNVYIPGSTATLTANPQQQQQPQQALPPPAAMPPVDVPKAAQTPASKKKSTKKDKK
- the LOC125286898 gene encoding protocadherin beta-6-like isoform X1: MLSMCAWVPFNLLHAGVYRMDIKGVRGGDNWKQILLLLLLYISVVTGQVRYSIPEEMSKGSVVGHIAEDLGIDLKRLRSGRARIVAGDNSPYVELNTDKGTLVVSERIDRELLCKQISPCSFNFEMILENPIQLYEVTIEILDVNDHSPTFPRDEIAIEISEGALPGARFLLDRAFDPDVGVNAIQGYTLKPGGNFILKHENRPDRNNFIEMILQSPVDRESKEELSLILTASDGGKPPKTGQMRIKIKVLDINDNAPHFSKETYRASIPENALVGKLVTTVSASDADKGVNGEVLYSLRQVGDSQIGLFMIDENSGEITVSGDIDFEKTKKFELNVEVKDHGGLTDSCVVIIDVIDVNDNTPVISLTSFTNPVPENAPVGTTVAVISVKDADSGVNGQVSCTISKHIPFVIKLSLRNYYTLLTDESLDREIKPEYNITITATDEGSPPLSTTKTINLKISDVNDNRPIFDRVLYAASVDENISPGVSIFTVRAEDADCCQNSRVTYLLEETQINGAPASSLVSINAETGVIYAARSFDYEQLRGFKISVRAQDGGSPPLNGNTTVQIIIQDQNDNAPQVLYPVQTGGSVVAEMVPRSADIGYLVTKVVAVDMDSGQNAWLSYKLQKAADRPLFEVGVHNGEIRTVRQVTDKDAVKQKLTVVVEDNGQPYRSAIVNVNIAVADSFPEILSEFTDFTHDKDYNDNLTFYLVLALAVVSFLFIACLVAIISVKIYRWRQSRFLYQSKLPVIPYYPPNYADAGGTGTLKQVYNYEVCMTTDSRKSDATFARPCSQNVLIMDPVSTQTMQRMRNKDMLMDDFDSPDQHVYNYEVCGTTDSRMSDVKRIRPYSQNTLVSLSRPGTVQREKMQQQDTDFSTEQKPPNNDWRLPPNQRPGPSGQHRFHTIQQRWTPYEKSRAGPLPEGAGVVAGTGPWPQPPTEAEQLQALMAGANAVNEATATLGPRYNAQYVPDYRQNVYIPGSTATLTANPQQQQQPQQALPPPAAMPPVDVPKAAQTPASKKKSTKKDKK
- the LOC125286898 gene encoding protocadherin beta-6-like isoform X6, whose translation is MLSMCAWVPFNLLHAGVYRMDIKGVRGGDNWKQILLLLLLYISVVTGQVRYSIPEEMSKGSVVGHIAEDLGIDLKRLRSGRARIVAGDNSPYVELNTDKGTLVVSERIDRELLCKQISPCSFNFEMILENPIQLYEVTIEILDVNDHSPTFPRDEIAIEISEGALPGARFLLDRAFDPDVGVNAIQGYTLKPGGNFILKHENRPDRNNFIEMILQSPVDRESKEELSLILTASDGGKPPKTGQMRIKIKVLDINDNAPHFSKETYRASIPENALVGKLVTTVSASDADKGVNGEVLYSLRQVGDSQIGLFMIDENSGEITVSGDIDFEKTKKFELNVEVKDHGGLTDSCVVIIDVIDVNDNTPVISLTSFTNPVPENAPVGTTVAVISVKDADSGVNGQVSCTISKHIPFVIKLSLRNYYTLLTDESLDREIKPEYNITITATDEGSPPLSTTKTINLKISDVNDNRPIFDRVLYAASVDENISPGVSIFTVRAEDADCCQNSRVTYLLEETQINGAPASSLVSINAETGVIYAARSFDYEQLRGFKISVRAQDGGSPPLNGNTTVQIIIQDQNDNAPQVLYPVQTGGSVVAEMVPRSADIGYLVTKVVAVDMDSGQNAWLSYKLQKAADRPLFEVGVHNGEIRTVRQVTDKDAVKQKLTVVVEDNGQPYRSAIVNVNIAVADSFPEILSEFTDFTHDKDYNDNLTFYLVLALAVVSFLFIACLVAIISVKIYRWRQSRFLYQSKLPVIPYYPPNYADAGGTGTLKQVYNYEVCMTTDSRKSDATFARPCSQNVLIMDPVSTQTMQRMRNKDMLMDDFDSPDQQKPPNNDWRLPPNQRPGPSGQHRFHTIQQRWTPYEKSRAGPLPEGAGVVAGTGPWPQPPTEAEQLQALMAGANAVNEATATLGPRYNAQYVPDYRQNVYIPGSTATLTANPQQQQQPQQALPPPAAMPPVDVPKAAQTPASKKKSTKKDKK